From the Simkaniaceae bacterium genome, one window contains:
- the rsmD gene encoding 16S rRNA (guanine(966)-N(2))-methyltransferase RsmD: MKLKITGGTLKGRMIATPKGQQTRPTSERLRQTVFDILSGRIEASHFLDAFAGSGAIGIEALSRGAKSLTLIEQARPAIACIESNLKELGLSSRATLYRCDCIKALLALKNKHTFDLAYFDPPYPKSPKELEYLNHLFEVMDTSQLFADGALILFELPLNTSQINLDPHPHLMLEKSRKIGNTCLHQITYTEMKN; encoded by the coding sequence TTGAAACTCAAAATCACGGGTGGAACATTAAAGGGGCGCATGATTGCCACCCCAAAAGGGCAGCAAACGCGGCCAACGAGCGAGCGCTTGAGACAAACCGTTTTTGATATCTTGTCCGGCCGCATCGAAGCTTCCCATTTTTTAGATGCCTTTGCCGGCAGCGGCGCGATTGGCATTGAAGCTCTATCCAGAGGGGCTAAATCACTTACCCTCATTGAACAGGCTCGCCCGGCCATTGCCTGTATCGAATCGAATCTCAAAGAGCTCGGCCTCTCATCAAGGGCAACGCTCTATCGCTGTGATTGTATCAAGGCACTGCTCGCGCTCAAAAATAAACACACCTTTGATCTAGCCTACTTTGACCCCCCTTACCCAAAATCGCCTAAGGAACTCGAATATCTCAATCACCTTTTCGAGGTGATGGATACTTCACAATTATTTGCAGACGGGGCGCTCATTTTATTTGAACTGCCCCTAAACACGAGCCAAATCAATCTCGATCCCCATCCCCATCTGATGCTAGAAAAAAGTCGCAAAATCGGCAATACCTGCCTACACCAAATAACATATACCGAAATGAAAAATTAG